A window of Psychroflexus sp. ALD_RP9 contains these coding sequences:
- the secY gene encoding preprotein translocase subunit SecY: protein MKFFETIKNIWKIDELRNRILLTLGLLLVYRFGAQVVLPGVDASALDNLSRQTDGGLLGLLNAFTGGAFSNASVFALGIMPYISASIVVQLMTIAIPYLQKLQKEGDSGRKKITQITRWLTIAITLVQGPGYIYNLYSTLPANAFLLDSSFTFVASSVIILTTGCIFAMWLGERITDKGIGNGISLLIMVGIIATLPLSFVQEISSRISDGNGGLIMILIELVIWFVIIYASIMLVRAVRQIPVQYARKSASGKFEKQAVGGARQFIPLKLNASGVMPIIFAQAIMFIPAAVAGLSESETAQGVTAAFQDIFGFWYNLVFGLLIIIFTFFYTAITVPTNKMADDLKRSGGFIPGIRPGSETGEYLDRIMSQITLPGSVFLAIIAIFPAIISLLGVQQGWALFFGGTSLLIMVGVAIDTIEQVNSYLLNRHYDGLMKSGKNRKAVA from the coding sequence ATGAAGTTTTTTGAAACTATTAAAAATATTTGGAAAATCGATGAGTTAAGAAATAGAATTCTCTTAACTCTCGGTTTACTTTTAGTTTATAGATTTGGAGCACAAGTTGTTTTACCAGGTGTCGATGCATCCGCACTTGACAATTTATCAAGACAAACCGATGGTGGCTTGTTAGGTTTACTTAACGCTTTTACAGGTGGCGCATTTTCTAACGCTTCTGTTTTTGCTCTGGGTATCATGCCATATATATCTGCTTCGATTGTTGTTCAACTAATGACGATTGCAATTCCATATCTTCAAAAACTTCAAAAAGAAGGTGACAGCGGCCGAAAGAAAATTACTCAAATTACCAGATGGCTAACTATTGCCATAACTTTAGTTCAAGGTCCAGGTTATATTTATAATTTATATAGCACATTACCAGCTAATGCTTTTTTATTAGATAGCTCCTTCACTTTTGTTGCATCTTCAGTTATTATTCTTACTACTGGATGTATTTTTGCGATGTGGTTAGGTGAACGTATTACCGATAAAGGAATTGGAAATGGAATTTCTCTTTTAATTATGGTCGGTATTATTGCAACCCTACCTCTATCTTTTGTTCAGGAAATCAGTTCTAGAATCAGCGATGGTAATGGAGGTTTGATAATGATTCTTATCGAGCTAGTAATTTGGTTTGTGATAATTTATGCTTCAATCATGTTAGTAAGAGCTGTTAGACAAATTCCTGTGCAATACGCAAGAAAATCAGCTTCAGGTAAATTCGAAAAACAAGCAGTTGGAGGTGCTAGACAATTTATTCCTTTAAAGCTTAACGCTTCTGGGGTTATGCCAATAATTTTCGCACAAGCCATTATGTTTATACCTGCTGCTGTTGCAGGATTATCAGAGAGTGAGACTGCTCAAGGCGTTACAGCTGCATTTCAAGATATTTTCGGTTTTTGGTATAATCTTGTTTTTGGTCTTTTAATAATTATTTTCACTTTCTTTTATACTGCCATTACAGTTCCAACTAATAAGATGGCGGATGATTTAAAACGAAGTGGTGGTTTTATACCTGGTATACGACCAGGCTCTGAAACAGGTGAATATTTAGATCGTATAATGTCACAAATTACCTTACCTGGTTCCGTATTCCTTGCAATAATCGCCATTTTTCCAGCGATCATCTCTTTATTAGGTGTTCAGCAGGGATGGGCGTTATTCTTTGGTGGAACTTCTTTATTAATTATGGTAGGTGTTGCTATTGATACGATTGAGCAAGTCAATTCTTATTTATTGAATAGACATTATGATGGATTAATGAAAAGTGGTAAAAACAGAAAAGCAGTCGCTTAA
- the rplF gene encoding 50S ribosomal protein L6: MSRIGNSPINIPDNVEVSLNDDIITVKGKLGELTQKVSDINVKIENNQVLLERPSEKKDIKSKHGLYRALINNMVLGVSEGFTKELELVGVGYRASNQGQKLDIAVGFSHNIVINLAPEVKVETISEKGKNPIIKLTSFDKQLVSQVAAKIRSFRKPEPYKGKGIKYVGEYIRRKAGKSA, translated from the coding sequence ATGTCAAGAATAGGAAATAGTCCAATTAACATACCAGATAATGTTGAAGTCAGTCTAAACGACGACATCATCACAGTAAAGGGTAAGTTAGGCGAGCTAACACAAAAAGTTAGCGACATCAATGTAAAAATTGAAAACAATCAAGTTTTACTTGAAAGGCCTTCTGAGAAAAAGGATATTAAATCTAAACACGGTTTATATCGTGCCTTAATCAATAATATGGTTTTAGGTGTTTCAGAGGGTTTTACTAAAGAACTTGAATTAGTTGGGGTAGGATATAGAGCATCTAATCAGGGACAAAAACTTGATATTGCTGTAGGCTTTTCTCATAATATAGTTATAAATCTTGCTCCAGAAGTAAAGGTCGAAACTATATCTGAAAAAGGAAAAAATCCTATTATCAAGTTAACATCATTTGACAAACAACTTGTTTCTCAAGTTGCGGCAAAGATTAGGTCTTTTAGAAAGCCTGAGCCTTACAAAGGAAAAGGGATTAAATATGTAGGTGAATATATTAGACGTAAAGCAGGAAAATCAGCATAA
- the rpsD gene encoding 30S ribosomal protein S4, whose protein sequence is MARYRGPKTKIARKFGEPIFGDDKSFEKRNYPPGQHGNNRRRGKKSEYAVQLMEKQKAKYTYGILEKQFRNLFEKASKSQGITGEKLLQLCESRLDNVVFRMGIAPSRRAARQLVSHKHIVVNGEIVNIPSYQLRANDVVGVREKSKSLLAIQNSLSNNSSTYEWITWNSEKLEGTYVNIPERLQIPENINEQYIVELYSK, encoded by the coding sequence ATGGCAAGATACAGAGGTCCTAAAACTAAAATAGCAAGAAAATTTGGCGAGCCAATTTTCGGAGACGATAAATCTTTTGAAAAAAGAAATTATCCTCCTGGACAACATGGTAATAACCGTAGAAGAGGTAAAAAGTCTGAATATGCTGTCCAATTAATGGAGAAACAAAAGGCAAAGTACACATACGGTATCCTAGAAAAGCAATTTAGAAATCTTTTCGAAAAAGCAAGTAAATCACAAGGTATTACAGGTGAAAAATTACTACAACTTTGTGAATCAAGACTTGATAATGTTGTTTTCAGAATGGGTATTGCTCCATCAAGACGTGCCGCAAGACAATTAGTTTCACACAAGCACATTGTCGTTAACGGCGAAATCGTTAATATTCCTTCTTATCAATTAAGAGCTAATGATGTAGTTGGAGTCAGAGAAAAGTCAAAATCTCTATTAGCAATCCAAAATTCATTGTCTAACAATAGTTCTACATATGAATGGATAACATGGAATAGTGAAAAGCTTGAAGGAACTTATGTTAATATACCTGAGAGACTCCAAATTCCTGAAAACATCAACGAGCAGTACATCGTCGAACTATATTCTAAATAA
- the rplQ gene encoding 50S ribosomal protein L17, giving the protein MRHGKKFNHLSRTTSHRKAMLSNMACSLIAHKRINTTLAKAKALRKFIEPIITKSKLDTTHNRRLVFSSLREKEAVIELFREVAPKVGDRPGGYTRIIKLGNRLGDAAEMAMIELVDFNDVYNLDNNKSKQKSTRRAGKKTKSEPTTTEGNSEDKVKNENE; this is encoded by the coding sequence ATGAGACACGGAAAGAAATTTAATCATTTAAGTAGAACGACCTCACACAGAAAAGCAATGCTTTCAAATATGGCTTGTTCGCTTATTGCACATAAAAGAATCAACACGACTTTAGCTAAAGCTAAAGCATTAAGAAAATTTATTGAGCCAATTATTACAAAGTCGAAGCTCGATACTACACATAACCGTAGACTTGTTTTTTCTTCATTAAGAGAAAAAGAAGCAGTTATTGAGTTATTTAGAGAGGTAGCCCCAAAAGTAGGAGATCGACCTGGTGGTTATACCAGAATTATTAAACTTGGCAACCGTTTAGGTGACGCTGCAGAAATGGCTATGATTGAGCTTGTAGATTTTAATGATGTTTATAACTTAGACAACAATAAATCTAAACAAAAATCAACTCGTAGAGCAGGTAAAAAAACTAAGTCAGAACCAACTACAACAGAAGGCAATTCTGAGGATAAAGTAAAAAACGAGAATGAATAA
- the infA gene encoding translation initiation factor IF-1 codes for MAKQPSIEQDGTIIEALSNAMFRVELENEHVVTAHISGKMRMHYIKLLPGDKVKLEMSPYDLTKARITYRY; via the coding sequence ATGGCTAAACAACCTTCAATTGAACAAGACGGAACTATTATAGAAGCATTGTCAAATGCAATGTTTAGAGTGGAGCTAGAAAACGAACACGTTGTAACAGCTCATATTTCTGGTAAAATGAGAATGCATTACATTAAACTTTTACCAGGAGATAAAGTAAAATTAGAAATGAGCCCTTATGATTTAACTAAGGCTCGAATAACTTATAGATATTAA
- the rplR gene encoding 50S ribosomal protein L18 — MAFSKEVRRHKIRKRIRKTINGTATKPRLSVYRSNKCIYAQLIDDVNGVTLLSASSRDKDVNVDGLNKSDAAKVVGETVAKKALDAGIDSVSFDRGGYLYHGRVKSLAEGARSGGLKF, encoded by the coding sequence ATGGCATTCTCAAAAGAAGTTCGAAGACATAAAATTAGAAAGCGTATCCGAAAAACAATTAACGGAACAGCTACAAAACCAAGACTTTCTGTATATAGAAGTAACAAATGTATATATGCACAATTGATTGATGATGTCAATGGTGTTACTTTATTATCAGCATCGTCAAGAGATAAAGATGTGAACGTTGATGGACTTAATAAGTCTGATGCTGCCAAAGTTGTTGGTGAAACTGTTGCTAAAAAGGCTTTAGATGCCGGTATAGACTCAGTTTCATTTGATAGAGGTGGTTATTTATATCACGGAAGAGTTAAATCACTAGCTGAAGGCGCCCGTTCGGGTGGATTAAAATTTTAA
- a CDS encoding fasciclin domain-containing protein has translation MRKIKLFMLIALLNFSALSIAQNKMVGGAEMYPSKNIIENAVNSEIHTTLVTAVKAADLVTTLQSDGPFTVFAPTNSAFEKVPADALENLLKPENKKQLQTVLTYHVVAGNYMAKDVVNLINKNNGKAKVKTVSGNYITLMLDGNSVIIQDNNGNKSKVTIADVKQSNGVIHVIDTVLLP, from the coding sequence ATGAGAAAGATTAAATTATTTATGCTAATTGCATTATTAAATTTTAGTGCATTATCTATTGCACAAAACAAAATGGTAGGTGGAGCCGAAATGTACCCATCTAAAAATATTATTGAAAATGCTGTGAATTCAGAAATTCACACAACACTTGTTACAGCAGTGAAAGCAGCTGATTTAGTTACAACATTACAAAGTGACGGACCATTTACTGTTTTTGCACCGACAAACTCAGCATTTGAAAAAGTGCCAGCCGATGCCTTAGAAAATCTATTAAAGCCTGAAAACAAAAAGCAACTTCAAACTGTTTTAACTTATCATGTCGTTGCTGGGAACTATATGGCAAAAGATGTTGTTAATTTAATTAATAAAAACAACGGTAAAGCTAAGGTTAAAACAGTAAGTGGTAATTATATTACTTTAATGTTAGATGGCAATTCAGTGATAATTCAAGATAATAATGGAAACAAATCAAAAGTTACGATAGCAGACGTAAAACAATCAAACGGTGTTATTCATGTTATAGATACTGTTCTATTACCTTAG
- the rpsN gene encoding 30S ribosomal protein S14: MAKESMKAREVKRQKMVDKYAEKRAALKEAGDYEALQKLPKNSSPVRLHNRCKLTGRPKGYIRQFGISRVMFREMANKGLIPGVKKASW; the protein is encoded by the coding sequence ATGGCAAAAGAATCAATGAAAGCTCGTGAAGTAAAGCGACAAAAAATGGTAGATAAATATGCTGAGAAAAGAGCTGCTCTTAAAGAAGCTGGTGATTACGAAGCATTACAAAAATTACCAAAGAACTCTTCTCCAGTAAGACTTCATAACAGATGTAAACTTACGGGTAGACCTAAGGGTTATATTAGACAGTTTGGTATTTCTCGAGTTATGTTTAGAGAAATGGCTAATAAAGGTTTAATACCTGGTGTTAAAAAAGCAAGTTGGTAA
- the ykgO gene encoding type B 50S ribosomal protein L36 produces the protein MKVRASIKKRSSDCKIVRRKGRLYVINKKNPKFKQRQG, from the coding sequence ATGAAAGTTAGAGCATCAATTAAAAAGAGAAGTTCTGATTGCAAAATTGTCCGTAGAAAGGGCAGACTTTATGTAATTAACAAAAAGAATCCTAAATTTAAACAAAGACAAGGGTAG
- the rpsM gene encoding 30S ribosomal protein S13, whose product MARIAGVDIPKQKRGVISLTYIFGIGQSRAKEILEIANVDENIKVSDWSDEQISKIREAIANYTIEGELRSEVQMNIKRLMDIGCNRGIRHRVGLPLRGQRTKNNSRTRKGRRKTVANKKKVTK is encoded by the coding sequence ATGGCAAGAATCGCAGGTGTTGATATCCCAAAACAAAAACGTGGCGTAATTTCGTTAACTTATATTTTCGGAATAGGCCAAAGTAGAGCAAAAGAAATTTTAGAAATTGCTAATGTTGATGAAAACATTAAAGTGTCAGATTGGTCTGATGAGCAAATTTCAAAAATTCGTGAGGCTATTGCTAACTATACTATTGAAGGTGAGTTAAGATCAGAGGTTCAAATGAACATTAAGAGATTGATGGACATAGGTTGTAACCGTGGAATCAGACATAGAGTTGGTTTACCTCTAAGAGGTCAAAGAACCAAAAATAACTCTCGCACAAGAAAAGGTAGAAGAAAAACAGTTGCTAACAAGAAAAAGGTAACTAAATAA
- the rpmD gene encoding 50S ribosomal protein L30 produces MAKLKVTKVKSAIKRPKNQKLTLEALGLRKIGQSNILEPSKSVLGMINKVNHLVTVEEI; encoded by the coding sequence ATGGCAAAATTAAAAGTTACCAAAGTTAAAAGCGCTATTAAGCGTCCAAAGAACCAAAAGCTCACACTTGAAGCTTTAGGTCTTAGAAAAATTGGTCAATCTAATATTTTAGAACCCTCTAAGTCTGTTTTAGGTATGATCAATAAAGTAAATCATTTAGTTACTGTAGAAGAAATATAA
- the rplE gene encoding 50S ribosomal protein L5, which produces MTYVPRLKEEYSNRILNSLKEEFSYSNQFEVPKLKKIVLSRGVGAAIADKKLIDHSLEEFALITGQKAVSTISKKDVASFKLRKGMPIGVKVTLRGYRMYEFLDRLITSALPRVRDFNGINADGFDGRGNYNLGIKEQIIFPEINIDKVNRISGLDISFVTTANTDKEAKALLTELGLPFKKK; this is translated from the coding sequence ATGACTTACGTACCAAGATTAAAAGAAGAATATTCAAATAGGATTCTAAATTCTCTTAAAGAAGAATTTAGTTATTCCAATCAATTTGAAGTACCTAAACTTAAGAAAATTGTATTAAGTAGAGGTGTTGGAGCTGCAATTGCTGATAAGAAATTAATTGATCACTCTTTAGAAGAATTTGCATTAATTACAGGCCAAAAGGCTGTGTCTACTATATCTAAGAAAGACGTAGCATCGTTTAAATTACGTAAAGGCATGCCAATAGGTGTAAAAGTGACTTTAAGAGGATACAGAATGTATGAGTTTTTAGATCGCTTAATAACATCTGCTTTACCTCGTGTAAGAGACTTTAATGGCATTAATGCAGACGGTTTTGATGGTCGTGGTAATTACAACTTAGGTATCAAGGAACAAATTATTTTCCCAGAAATTAACATCGATAAAGTTAATAGAATTTCTGGTTTAGATATTAGTTTTGTGACCACCGCGAATACAGATAAAGAAGCTAAGGCTCTTTTAACAGAATTAGGTTTACCTTTTAAAAAGAAGTAA
- the rpsH gene encoding 30S ribosomal protein S8: MNIDPVADYLTRIRNAVSATHRVVEIPASNLKKEITKILFDQGYILSYKFIEDDKQGIIKIALKYDKHTNDPVIKKIQRASKPGLRKYSSSENIPRVLNGLGIAIMSTSKGIMTGKQAQREHVGGEVLCYVY, encoded by the coding sequence ATGAATATAGATCCAGTTGCAGATTATTTGACAAGAATTAGAAATGCTGTTTCAGCTACACACAGAGTCGTTGAAATACCAGCATCTAATCTTAAAAAGGAAATAACTAAAATATTATTCGATCAAGGATACATTTTAAGTTATAAATTTATCGAAGACGATAAACAAGGAATAATCAAAATAGCGTTAAAGTACGACAAGCACACAAATGATCCTGTCATTAAAAAAATTCAAAGAGCCAGTAAGCCTGGTTTAAGAAAATATAGTAGTTCTGAAAATATTCCAAGAGTTCTGAATGGCTTAGGGATAGCTATAATGTCTACTTCTAAAGGAATTATGACGGGAAAACAAGCACAACGTGAACACGTTGGTGGTGAGGTTCTTTGTTACGTTTATTAA
- the rpsK gene encoding 30S ribosomal protein S11: MAKSSTKKRKVVVDATGEAHVFASFNNVIVSLANKKGDVISWSSAGKMGFRGSKKNTPYAAQLSAEDASKVAYELGLRKVKVYVKGPGNGRESAIRSIHNSGIEVTEIIDVTPIPHNGCRPPKRRRV; the protein is encoded by the coding sequence ATGGCAAAATCATCAACTAAAAAGAGAAAAGTAGTTGTCGACGCTACAGGTGAAGCCCATGTTTTCGCCTCATTTAACAATGTGATAGTATCTTTAGCTAATAAAAAAGGCGACGTTATTTCCTGGTCATCAGCTGGTAAAATGGGTTTTAGAGGTAGTAAAAAAAATACACCTTACGCAGCTCAATTATCTGCAGAAGATGCTTCAAAAGTTGCTTACGAGTTAGGTTTACGTAAAGTGAAAGTTTATGTAAAAGGTCCTGGTAATGGCAGAGAATCTGCAATTAGATCTATACACAACTCAGGTATTGAAGTGACTGAAATTATTGACGTGACACCAATCCCTCACAATGGATGTCGCCCACCAAAAAGAAGAAGAGTTTAA
- the rpsE gene encoding 30S ribosomal protein S5 — MFHKYKNVETVKPGGLDLKDRLVGVQRVTKVTKGGRAFGFTAIVVVGDENGVVGQGLGKSKEVAEAISKAVEDAKKNLVRIPLYKGTIPHEIIGKFGGAKVLLMPASEGTGVIAGGPTRIVLESVGVHNVLSKNQGSTNPHNMVKASFDALLRLRSPEVVAKQRGITLEKLFNG; from the coding sequence ATGTTTCATAAATATAAAAATGTTGAAACCGTTAAACCAGGTGGTCTAGATTTAAAGGATAGATTAGTAGGCGTACAACGTGTAACCAAAGTAACTAAAGGTGGTCGAGCCTTTGGTTTTACTGCAATCGTTGTTGTTGGTGATGAAAACGGTGTGGTAGGACAAGGCCTCGGAAAATCTAAAGAAGTAGCAGAGGCTATTTCAAAAGCAGTAGAAGACGCAAAGAAAAATCTTGTTAGAATTCCTCTTTACAAAGGAACTATTCCTCATGAAATAATTGGTAAATTTGGAGGAGCAAAAGTTTTGCTTATGCCTGCTTCCGAAGGTACTGGTGTTATTGCTGGAGGTCCTACAAGAATTGTTCTTGAGTCAGTTGGTGTACATAATGTGTTATCTAAAAACCAAGGCTCTACAAACCCACATAATATGGTAAAGGCTTCTTTTGATGCACTTTTAAGGCTTAGAAGTCCAGAAGTAGTTGCGAAACAAAGAGGTATTACTCTTGAAAAACTTTTTAACGGATAG
- the rplO gene encoding 50S ribosomal protein L15, giving the protein MELHNLKPAKGSVKSNSTRKGRGEASGSGGTAGRGHKGAKSRSGYSRKIGFEGGQMPLQRRLPKYGFTNPNRIEYQTVNISKLQELVDNKKVEDKVSVEDLINLGVVNKNMPVKILADGELKANIEVKANKFSKSAEKAILAAGGKIEII; this is encoded by the coding sequence ATGGAATTACATAATCTAAAACCCGCAAAAGGTTCAGTAAAGTCTAATTCTACCAGAAAAGGTAGAGGAGAAGCTTCTGGAAGTGGCGGGACAGCAGGAAGAGGTCACAAAGGTGCTAAATCCAGATCGGGTTACTCACGTAAAATCGGTTTTGAAGGTGGTCAGATGCCTCTTCAAAGACGTTTACCTAAGTACGGTTTTACTAATCCCAATCGTATAGAATACCAAACTGTCAATATCAGCAAATTACAAGAGTTAGTTGATAACAAAAAGGTAGAAGATAAGGTATCTGTTGAGGACTTAATTAACTTAGGTGTAGTTAATAAAAATATGCCTGTTAAAATCTTAGCTGATGGTGAATTAAAAGCCAACATTGAAGTTAAGGCAAATAAGTTTTCTAAGTCAGCTGAAAAAGCTATTTTAGCCGCAGGAGGTAAAATAGAAATCATTTAA
- a CDS encoding DNA-directed RNA polymerase subunit alpha gives MALFNFQKPDKVIMIDSTEFEGKFEFRPLEPGYGLTVGNALRRVLLSSLEGFAITSVRIEGVEHEFSTIKGVVEDVTEIILNLKQVRFKKRLDDVDNETVSVSLTGKDQITAGDFQKFVSGFDVLNPDLVICNLESSVSINLELSIEKGRGYVTAEENKNSKSPIGTIFTDSIFTPIKNVKYSIENYRVEQKTDYEKLVFEIISDGSIHPKDALTEAAKTLIHHFMLFSDERITLETDELAQAETYDEESLHMRQLLKTKLVDLDLSVRALNCLKAAEVETLGDLVSYNKSDLMKFRNFGKKSLTELEELVENKGLDFGMDLSKYKLDKD, from the coding sequence ATGGCATTATTTAATTTCCAAAAGCCCGATAAAGTAATCATGATTGATTCTACAGAATTTGAGGGCAAATTTGAATTCAGACCACTTGAGCCAGGTTATGGTTTAACTGTTGGTAATGCACTGCGAAGAGTATTACTCTCATCGTTAGAGGGCTTTGCAATTACATCTGTAAGAATTGAAGGTGTAGAACACGAGTTTTCTACAATTAAAGGTGTAGTAGAAGATGTTACCGAAATTATACTTAACCTTAAACAAGTTCGATTTAAAAAGCGTCTTGACGACGTTGACAATGAAACTGTTTCAGTTTCATTAACAGGTAAAGATCAAATTACAGCGGGCGACTTTCAAAAATTTGTTTCTGGTTTTGATGTACTTAACCCTGATTTGGTTATCTGTAACCTCGAGTCATCTGTATCTATTAATTTAGAATTATCTATCGAAAAAGGTCGTGGATACGTCACAGCTGAAGAGAATAAAAATTCTAAATCTCCAATAGGAACAATTTTTACAGATTCTATATTTACACCTATTAAAAATGTTAAGTATAGTATTGAAAATTATAGAGTTGAGCAAAAAACTGATTACGAAAAACTTGTTTTCGAAATTATTAGTGACGGATCAATTCATCCTAAAGATGCATTAACTGAAGCAGCAAAAACATTAATTCATCATTTCATGTTGTTTTCTGATGAGAGAATTACTCTTGAAACTGACGAGTTAGCTCAAGCTGAAACTTATGATGAAGAATCACTTCACATGCGACAATTGTTAAAAACTAAACTTGTAGATTTAGATTTATCAGTAAGAGCCTTAAATTGCTTGAAAGCAGCTGAAGTTGAAACTCTTGGAGACCTAGTTTCTTACAATAAAAGTGATTTAATGAAATTCAGAAACTTTGGTAAGAAATCTTTAACTGAATTAGAAGAGTTAGTTGAAAATAAAGGTCTTGATTTCGGTATGGATCTTTCTAAATATAAACTAGATAAAGACTAA
- the rplX gene encoding 50S ribosomal protein L24 translates to MKKFKIKLNDHVRVLAGEDKGKEGKVIKILKDKDRVLVEGVNMVSKHKKPSANNPQGGIDKSEAPIHISNVSLLTKDNKTTRVGYKYEDGKKLRISKKTKEVI, encoded by the coding sequence ATGAAAAAGTTTAAAATTAAACTCAATGACCATGTCCGTGTATTAGCGGGAGAAGATAAGGGCAAGGAAGGAAAAGTGATTAAAATCCTTAAAGATAAAGATAGAGTTCTTGTTGAAGGTGTCAATATGGTATCCAAACATAAAAAGCCTTCAGCTAATAACCCACAAGGTGGAATAGATAAATCAGAAGCTCCAATTCATATTTCTAATGTTTCATTGCTAACTAAAGATAACAAAACTACTAGAGTTGGTTACAAATATGAAGATGGAAAAAAACTTAGAATATCTAAGAAGACTAAAGAAGTAATTTAA
- the carA gene encoding glutamine-hydrolyzing carbamoyl-phosphate synthase small subunit, which yields MSTTFFKEKSKAVVILEDGTVFFGKAIGNLNYSLGEICFNTGMTGYQEIFTDPSYFGQIMVTTNAHIGNYGINLDESESDSIQISGLVCKNFSLNNSRVNSNSSLQTFLEQDKLQGISDVDTRALVRHIRKHGAMNAIIGNLELGIDLLKEKLSNHPKMKGLELASKVSTSSIYHLGESNSGPKIAVLDLGCKTNILKHLLKRNSQLTVFPYNASLDEILNIQPDAIFVSNGPGDPQPLKDVTQLVKSLLDKDMPLFGICLGHQILAQALGISTYKMHNGHRGINHPVKNLITGKSEITSQNHGFAIDKEQTEANQDVEVTHLHLNDQTIAGIRLKNRKAFSVQYHPEAGPGPNDATYLFDDFIQMVK from the coding sequence ATGAGCACAACTTTTTTTAAAGAAAAATCTAAAGCAGTAGTTATACTTGAAGATGGTACGGTTTTCTTTGGTAAGGCAATAGGTAACCTTAACTACAGCCTTGGAGAAATATGTTTTAATACCGGAATGACAGGTTACCAAGAAATATTTACAGACCCATCATATTTTGGGCAAATTATGGTCACCACAAATGCCCATATTGGTAATTATGGTATAAATTTAGATGAAAGTGAGTCTGATTCTATTCAGATTTCAGGCCTTGTTTGTAAAAACTTTTCCTTAAACAACTCTCGTGTTAATTCTAATTCTAGTTTACAGACTTTCTTAGAACAAGACAAACTCCAAGGTATTTCAGACGTAGACACTCGTGCTTTAGTTCGTCACATTAGAAAACATGGCGCCATGAATGCTATTATTGGTAATTTAGAGTTAGGTATTGATTTACTTAAGGAAAAACTATCTAATCATCCAAAAATGAAAGGATTAGAGCTGGCCTCAAAAGTTTCAACTTCTTCAATTTATCATCTAGGTGAGTCTAATTCAGGACCTAAAATTGCAGTTCTAGATTTAGGCTGTAAAACTAATATTTTGAAGCATTTACTTAAGAGGAATTCTCAATTAACCGTTTTTCCATACAATGCTTCTTTAGATGAAATTTTGAACATACAACCTGATGCTATTTTTGTTTCTAATGGGCCAGGTGATCCTCAGCCATTAAAAGATGTCACTCAACTTGTAAAATCTTTACTTGACAAAGATATGCCGCTTTTTGGAATTTGTTTAGGTCACCAAATCCTAGCCCAAGCACTTGGCATTTCTACCTACAAAATGCATAATGGTCACAGAGGTATTAACCATCCTGTTAAAAACTTAATAACTGGTAAAAGTGAAATAACCTCACAAAATCACGGTTTTGCCATAGATAAAGAGCAAACCGAAGCAAATCAAGATGTTGAAGTCACACATCTTCATCTAAATGATCAAACCATTGCCGGCATAAGGCTAAAAAATAGAAAGGCATTTTCTGTACAATATCATCCTGAAGCTGGACCAGGTCCAAATGATGCAACTTATTTATTTGATGATTTTATTCAAATGGTTAAATAA